The Catellatospora citrea DNA segment TCCTGGCTGCCGCTGCCGGACAGGCCGGTGCGGGTGCCGTAGAAGACGGTCACCGTGCCGGTCTGGTTGGCCCCGGCGACGTTCTCCCCGGGGGCGCCCACGGCCAGGTCGTCGCGGCCGTCGCCGTTGAAGTCACCGGCGGCCAGCGCGGTGCCGAACTCGTCGGCGCGTTCCGGCGTCTCCGGCACACCCGGCGTCGCCTGGTGCAGCACGTGGTTGCCGGTGGTGCTCAGGCCGCCGGTCGAGCCGTACAGGATGTTGACCGCACCGGCGTCGTACACGGCGTTCGCGGAGACGTCGACGCTCTCGTGCGAGACGCCGATCGCCAGGTCGTCGCGGCCGTCGCCGTTGAAGTCACCGCAGGCGGTGTCGGAGCCGAAGGCGTCGCCCGCCTCGGCGACCCCGTCCACGCCCGCGCTGTCCTGGTGGAACAGCTGGTTACCGGTCGCGGTCACGCCCGCGGCGGAGCCGTAGAGGACGTTCACCGCACCGGCGCTGTCCAGGGTGCCGACGCTCTCGCCGGGCACGCCCACGGCCAGGTCGGACCGGCCGTCGCCGTTGAAGTCGCAGGCGGGGCCCGCGATGCCGGTGGCCGTCGCGGCCCCGGGCGCGCCGAGCACCGCTCCGGCCAGGACCAGGGCGACGGCGGCTGTGCGCAGCGCTCTCATCGTCGTACGTTGCATGCGGATCTCAGAACCCATCTCGTCGTCGGGGGTGGCGCCCGTACGGTAGCCAGCGCCGACGGACGGCTCCGACATCCATCGCGTGTCCCCGATGTCGGAAATAGGACGAGATCTGGGACAGGTCAGCCCGACTCGGGCCCGCGCATCCCGGTCAGCCTGGTGAGGGCCGCGAAGCCGTCCTCGGTGCCCGGCCAGTGCCGGCGGACCGCGTCCAGCCCCGCGCGGCGCACCGTCGAGCGCAGCACCAGCGCCACGATGATCGCGTCGTCGGCGTACCCGATGACCGGCAGGAAGTCGGGGATCAGGTCGAACGGGACGGCCAGGTACACCATCAGCAGCGCCAGCCGGACGCGTACGCCCCGGGGCAGGGTGCGGTCGGCGGCCAGGCGGCGCAGCAGCCGCAACAGGTCCGGCAGCAGCCGCACGGCCTCGGCCAGCAGCGGGCCCTTCGGCCGCGCCACCAGCAGGCCGACCACCAGCAGCAGCCACGACGCCAGCAGCGCCACCCCGAGGCCGATCAGCAGGTCCCTGCCCACGACGGCGCTCAGTGGCCGACGAGGTCGGAGTCCACCGCCGCGCGCTCGCCCTGGTCCAGGCCGGAGATGCGGTCCATTTCCGGCTCGCTCAGCGCGAAGTCGAAGACGGCGAGGTTGTCGCGCATCCGCTGCGGATCGGCCGACTTCGGCACCGCGGTCAGGCCGAGCTGCAGGTGCCAGCGCAGCACGACCTGCGCCGGGCTGCGCCCGTGACCGGCCGCGATCTCGCCGATCACCGGGTCGGCCAGCAGTTCCCGGCCCTGGCCGAGCGGGCTCCACGACTGCGTGACGATGCCGTGCTCGGCGTGGTAGGCGCGGGGGAGCTTGCGGGCGATACGCGGGCTGAGCTGCACCTGGTTGACGTCGGGCAGCACCCCGGTCTCGGTGCGCAGACGCTCCAGATGGGCCGGCTTGAAGTTCGACACGCCCACGGCGCGCAGGCGGCCCTCCTCCAGCAGCGCGAGCATGCCCTTCCAGGCGTCGACGTAGCGGTCCTGCTCGGGATTCGGCCAGTGGATCAGCAGCAGGTCGACATAGTCGACGCCGAGCCGCTCGGCGGACGCGTCGAACGCCCGGCGCACCAGGTCGCGGCCGTGCCAGCGGGCGTTGAACTTGGTGGTGACGAACAGCTCCTCGCGGGGCAGGCCCGCGTCGCGCATGCCCTGCCCGACGCCGCGCTCGTTGCCGTAGTTCTCCGCCGTGTCGAAGAGCCGGTAGCCGGCCTCGACGGCCTGCACCACGCAGGCCGCGGCCTGGGTGTCGTCCATCGGCCAGGTGCCCAGACCGATACGCGGCATCACCGCGCCGTGCGTGAGCTTCACCGTCATGTCGTTGGTCATATCGCCATCCTCGCCCTCGACCGTCCCCCCGTCACCGGCGGTCCCACCGCCCGGCACGTATTGGATCGTACAGTCCAATACGTGCTACCCTAGCCCCATGGCCAGGCCCCGCAAGTTCGACGAAGCCGAGGTGCTGCGGGCCGCCCGCGAGCAGTTCTGGACCGGCGGCTACGCGGCGACCTCGCTGGACGACCTGACCGCCGCCACCGGGCTCGGCCGGGGCAGCCTCTACGGCGCCTTCGGCGACAAGCACTCGCTCTTCCTGCGCGCGTTCGACGGCTACTGCACCGACGCCGTGGCCGGAGTCGAGGCCGACCTGACCGGCCCCGGGAGGGCGTACGACCGCCTGGTCGCGTACCTGCGCACCGCCGCCGCATCCGCCGACGGCGGCCGAGGCTGCCTGCTCGCCAAGAGCACCGCCGAGCTGGCCGGCGACGACGCGGCCGTCGCCGAACGGGCCCGGGCGACCTTCCTGCGCCTGCACGAGCTGCTGACCGACACCGTCGCCACCGCGCAGCGGGAGGGCGACCTCGATCCGGCCGCCGATCCCGCGAAGCTGGCCGCCGTGGTGCTGGCCGCCCTTCGCGGCATGGAGTCCGTCGGCAAGGCGGGCGTCGGCCCCGACCTGCTGCGCGCCATCGCCGACCAGACCATCGCGCTGCTCCCCCGGCCCTGACCCCGCGGACGGGTCAGACCTGGTTCATGCCGCCGTCCACGAACAGCTCGATGCCGGTGATGAAGGTGCTCTGGTCGGAGGCGAGGAAGAGGACCGCGTCGGCGACCTCCTCGGGGCGGCCCATCCGGCCCAGCGGCACCCGGTCGATCAACGCCTGCTTGAACTGCCGCGCCTGCCCCTCGTCGGCGACCAGGCCGCTGATGCCGGGCGTCTCCACGGGGCCGGGGCTCAACGCGTTGACCCGGATGCCGCGATCCTTCAGCTCCATGGCCCAGGACCGGGCGAACGAGCGGACCGCCGCCTTCGAGGCCCCGTACACGCTGAACGCCGGCTCGCCGTTGGAACCGGCCGTCGACGCGGTCAGGATGACCGAGGAACCCTCGCCGAGCAGCGGCAGCGCCTTCTGCACGGTGAACAGCAGCGCCTTGACGTTCAGGTCGAAGGTGCCGTCGAAATGCTCGGGAGTCACCTGGTCCAGCGGCATGAACTCGCCGCCGCCGGCGTTGGCCAGCACCACGTCCAGGCCCTTGCCGCGCTCCCGGACCGCGGCGTAGAGCCGGTCCAGGTCGGCGGCGGAGGTGACGTCCCCGGTGATGCCGGTGGCGTTCGCGCCGATCGCGGCCACCGCGTCGGCGACCTGCTGCTCGCGGCGGCCGATGAGGAACACGTGCGCGCCCTCGGCGGCCAGCCGCTGCGCGGCCGCCAGCCCGATGCCCGTGGTCCCGCCCGTCACCACCGCCGTCTTGCCGTCGAGCCGACCCACGGTGTCCCCCTCGCGCTGACCGACGCCGACCGGAGTCCCGACCGGCTCCCCCCATTGGTCCACACGACGAACCGGCCCGTCCGCGGAATCGCGGATCGGGCCGGTTCGGGCGGGCGGGCTCAGCCCAGGGCGTTCTTGGCGGCGGCGCAGGCCGAGGACGTGATGGGGCGCTTGCCCCGGATGCGCGAGACGAGCGCGACGTTGTCCTCGTACATGTGCATCGAGGTGATGCGACCGCCCGACACGCTCAGGTGGATGGCCACCGGCGAGGACAGCCGGCGGCCGGTCGGCTTGATCACATGGATGAAGTGACCCAGCACCACCGCGTCGGCGCCGTCGACCAGCACCTTGTCCGCCTCGACCGTGCTGCGCCCCAGTTCGAAGCGCGGCATCGTCAGCCGCAGGAAGTCGGCGGCCAGCCCTCGGCTGGCCATCCACGGGGCCGCCTCGGACGCCGCCACGTAGCACTCGACCTCGTCGGCGAACAGCTCCGCGATGCGCTCCGCGTCGCCCTCGGCCAGCCGGGCCAGGTACTCATCGACGATCATGCGGGTGCCGGGCACCGCGGGAGCCATCGGACGGCGCAGCGGGGCGATCCCCACCTGGTGTCCGGCGTTGAGGCCGGTCCAGGGCGCGGACGCCACAGCCTGATCCTGGATCAACATGGCCGGAACGCTACCTTCGGGACGAGCCGGATTCCCAGCATCCGGGTTATCGGTTAAATCACCTGCTCAACCGGAATGCGGCAGGCCGCAGGCGCGGTTGACCGCGAGTTCATCGGCGGTGATCCGTCCTGCCCATTTAGCCTGTTATGCGAACATTCGGGCGAGAATTCGGCTTGCCGACTGATCGGTCCATGGAAGGCTTCGGGAAATCGCATTGACCCGGCCGTCGATCCGCGCCGAACATCGGTTCATGCTCATCGATCACTTCCCGCTGGTCGGACTGCGGATCACCACGCCCCGAGTGCAGCTGCGCCTACCCGACGCGGAGGAGTTGGCCGCGCTGGCCGACGTCGCCGCCGACGGCGTGCACGACCCGGCGTACATGCCGTTCCGCATCCGCTGGAGCGAGCTGCCGCCGGCCGAGCGGGCCAGATCCGTCGTGCTGCACCACTGGAGCCTGCTCGGCCAGTGGACACCGCGGTCCTGGAAGCTCCCGCTCACGGTGTTCCACGAGGGTGCGCCGGTGGGCATGCAGATGCTCAAGGCGACCGACCTCGCGGTGACCGCCGAGTGCTCGACCGCGAGCTGGCTGGGCCGGCGGCACCAGCGGCAGGGCATCGGCGCGCAGATGCGGGCCGCGGTGGCCCATCTGGCCTTCACCCACCTCGGCGCGACGGATCTGGTCTCGGCTGCGTTCACCGACAACGCCCCGTCGCTCGGGGTGTCGGCCAAGCTCGGTTACGTCGATGACGGCATCGAGCGGCACGACGACCAGGGCCGCCTGCGGGTGATCCGCCGGCTGCGGCTGACCAGGCAGGACTGGCTGGAGCGCGACCGTCCTGCGGTGACTGTCGAAGGGCTGGCCCCATGCCTGCCACTGCTCGGCCTCACCGACACACCTACCTCCGATCAGGACCGTCGGGAGACGACCGACTGACGTCTTCGCGGATTGCATATGTTCGCTCGACGTATATGCTCCCGGCATGGCTGAGATATCCATGGGGGAGCCCGCCTTCCTGATCCTCACGGCGCTGGCGGGCGAGCCCAAACACGGCTATGCCGTGATCGAGGACGTGCTCGACATCTCCGGCGGGCAGGTCCGCCTGCACACCGGCACCCTCTACTCCGTACTGGACCGGCTACGCGAGGGCGGTCTGATCGAAGTGGACCGCGAGGAGATCGTCGCCTCCCGGCTGCGCCGCTACTACCGGCTCACCGGGGTCGGGCAGGAGCGCCTGGCCACCGAGACGGTGCGCCTGCGCCGCAACGCCGACGCGGCCGCCGCCCGGCTGTCCGGCTTCGCCCTGCGCCCCGGGACGGGGGCGGCATGAGCGCGCACGACGAGCAGCTGGAACGGCGCTACGAGCGCCTGCTGGCGCTGTTCCCGGCCGGGCATCGGCGGGAGTACGAGGACGAGATGATGGGCGTGCTCATGGCCGGGGCGAAGCCCCGACAGCGCTACCCCGGCCTGCGCGAGGCGGTGAACCTGGTCCGTTGCGCGGTCTGGCTGCGGCTCGGCGGGCGGGGCGCGGGCTCCCCGGACCGGCGCTGGGCCTCGGCCGCCGCGGCGTTCGGGCTGGTCGCGTGTTTGATGCTGCTGACCTCCCGACTGGGCGTCGTCGGCGCGGAGGTGCTCGGCGCCTGGCGGATCGACGGACGCCTGCTCATCGTGCCTGGGCAGTGGTGGTTCGCCATGGCCGGATGGACGGTGGCCGTCGCTTTCGCGTTCACCAGGTTCCGTGTCGTCGCGGCCGCGGGTGCCTGGGTCGCGGCGCTGAGCGAGGTGGCGGTGGAAGTCATCGACTACCCGACCTGGCCGAGCCACCTCGTGGAGGTCTGGTGGCTGCTGGTGCTGAGCATCGGGGCCGCACTGGCTCTCACCGTGCGGGGCCGGACGCGCCCGCAGGAGGCGCTGGGCGTTCGCCGTGCCGTCGTCATGTCGTCGGCCTTCGCCGTGCTGGCGGTCCTGCCCGCGGTCGACGCGTCGCTCGCGGTGGTGACCCGCTACGGCGACGGCGGCTTCTCGATCGGCGCGCTGGGCGGTTACAACGCGCCTGGCTGGCTCGGCGGGCACCAGGTTACTGGCGTCATCACCCTCGTCCCGGGCATGATCTGCGCGCTGGTGGTCCTGTTCTGCCTGCTGCGGGCCGGGGCACCGGTGCGGCGGCGGGTGATGGCGATGTCCGCGCCCGCGCTGGCGCTGTACGTCGTCGTGCCATCGCTGTTCAACGGATTCCTCGTGTCGACGCAGCGGTTCCACCCGCCCGTCTTGCTCGTGCCCGGGCAGTGGGTGTTCCTGATCGTGTTCCCGCTGGTGCTCTTCGCCGTCGGGGCACTGCTGGTGGAGCGCGGCGAGCGGCACGCATACCTGATCGCGCTGGGCCGGTCCGCCGAGCGCGAGGCACGGCTCAAGCGGGCGGCCGCGCCGTCCTGACCGCAACCGGGTGGACAGCGCCACGGGGGCGCTGCCCACCCGGTGAGCGGGGTGCGGAAGGGCGCCTTCCACAACGTATGTGTTGTGGAAGGCGCCCTTCCTTCTGTCAGGTGGGTGAGCAGGTGAGGGTGGGAGCGCCGTTGGCGCTGCCGGTGTAGCTGCCGAGGAAGCCGAAAGTGGTGCTGGCTCCCGCGGCGAGCGCGCTGTTGTGGGCGACGCTCTTGGCGGTGGCGGTAGAACCGCTGGTGGTGACCGTGGCATTCCAGGCGTTGGTGATCTGCTGGCCGTTGGTCCAGGTCACCGTGACCGTCCACTTGGTGATCGCGGAGGAGCCCGCGGTCACCTTGACCTCACCCTGGAAGCCACCCGGCCACTGGCCGGTCAGGGAGTACGACGCCGAGCAGCCACCGGGCGGCGGCGGGGACGACGACGGGCTCGGCGAGACCGACGGACTCGGCGACGGCGGCCGGCTGGGCGACGGCGACGCCGACGGCGGGCGGCTCGGCGACGGGGACGCCGACGGCGACTGGCTCGGGCTGACGCCGCCGAAGGTCACGTCGCTGCAGAAGTAGTACGACTGGTCCAGGTGGCTGGCCTGCCAGATGGTGTAGACGATGTGCCGGCCGGTGCGCCCGCCGGCGGTGCCGCCGACCTGGATCGACACGCCGCCCGCGCTCTCCGGGGTCCACTGCGAGGCGGGGGTGTTGCCGATCTGGCCGACGAGTTCCAGGTTGTCCCAGCCCAGCGGTTGTGTGATCGGGTTGTACCCCTGCTTGGTCACGTACACGCGGATGTAGTCCGCGCCGTGGCTGGCCTGGTCGTAGAGCTTGACGCTGAAGTTGTTCGCGATCGACTGCGCCTTCCAGTCACCGACGGTGTCCATCGCGTTGTAGCGGCCGCTCTGCGTGTGGCCGGCGCTGCACAGCTGGCCGTCCGGGATGGCGCCCTGGTGGTTGCCGGCGACGCCCTCGCGGAACAGGCCGTTCCAGTTCCACATGGCCTGGGGGTCGGCCTGCCAGGCCTGCCAGCACATGGGGTCCTGGGTGGCCATCGCCGGGTTCTGGAAGTCGCTGCCCCAGCGCTGCCAGCACCCGTAGTTGCGCGAGGCCGGGCTGACGATGTTGCCGTGCGCGTCGGCGATCTTCGCCAGCGCCATGGTGAGCAGCAGGACCGAGGCGACGGCCACGATCAGCGCGTAGAGTGCGGCCCGCCGCCGAGCGGCGAGTGTGGTGGACATGGGAACTCCTTCGTACGGAGTGCCATGCACGCGTGGGCGGATACCGAGGGAGCCCGGGGCCGTCGCACCGCACGCGAACGCACGCATGGTCGGATTTCGACTTCAGCCGCGGAAGGCTGCCCCACTTCCGCGCTGCTACGTGGCTCCCGTAGCGGTCGAATCAGACCTTACGCATTACCTTGAATATGTCAATTTATCACTCTGCGTGCATCCGGCCGCCACCCCGACAGACGGACGGTACGGCGGAAGTCATCGCCCGAGGACTATGCTCCACCCGCTCGGACGCAGACAGGAGACGCGCCATGATCACTCAGCGTACGCCCGAGGCCGCGCCCGCGGCCGACGCCCCGCAACGCAACCCGTGGCTCATCCTGTCGGTGCTGTGCCTGGGCTTCTTCATGATCCTTCTCGATACGACGATCGTCAATATCGCGATCCCGGACCTCATCGACGACCTCGGCGCGACGCTGAACCAGATCCTGTGGATCCTCAACGCCTACATCCTGGTGTACGCCGTCCTGCTGATCACCGCAGGCCGGCTCGGCGACATCCACGGCCCCAAGCGGCTGTTCATGATCGGCCTCGCGCTGTTCACGGTCGCCTCGATCGCCTGCGGGCTGGCCCAGGACCCGGCCCAGCTCGTCGTGTTCCGCATCGCGCAGGGCCTCGGCGGGGCGCTGCTGACCCCGCAGACGCTGGCCGTCATCACCACCATCTTCCCCGCCGAGCGGCGCGGCGCCGCGTTCGGCGTCTGGGGCGGCGTGGCGGGCCTGGCCACGGTCGCCGGGCCGACCCTGGGCGGCTGGCTGGTCTCCGAGTGGGGCTGGCGCTGGATCTTCTTCGTCAACGTGCCGGTCGGCGTGATCGCGCTCGGCATGGCCGCGGTCATCATGCCCGACCTGCGCTTCAACCGCCGCCACCGGCTCGACCTGCCGGGCACCGCCCTGGTCACCGCCGGGCTGTTCCTGATCTGCTACGGCCTCATCGAGGGCGAGTCGCACGACTGGGGACGGGTGTGGGGCCCGGTCACCATCCCGATGGTCATCGCGGCCGGGGTCGGCATCCTCGCCCTGTTCGTCTGGCTGTCGCACGTGCGCAGCGACGCCGAGCCGCTGATCCCGCTGCGACTGTTCGCCGACCGCAACTTCTCCGTGATGAACGGCGTGGTCGCGGCGGTCTCCTTCGGCATGCTCGGCCTGTTCCTGCCGCTCACCATCTACCTGCAGTCGGTCCTCGGTCTCACCGCGCTGCAGGCCGGACTCACCACCGCGCCCATGTCCCTGATCTCCATGTTCGTCGCGCCCGTCGCGGGTCGCGCGGCCGACCGCCACGGCAAGTACGTCCTGCTGGCCGGCATGACCCTGTGGACCGCGGGCCTCACCTGGGTCGTGCTGGCCGCGCAGGCCGGCTCGGACCGCGGCGACCTACTGCCGGGCCTGCTCGTCGCGGGCCTCGGCCTCGGCGGCGTCTTCGCGCCGCTGCAGACCATCGCCATGCGCGACATCGAGCCGCGCTTCGCCGGCGCCGCCTCGGGCGTCTTCAACACGACCCGCCAGCTCGGTGCGGTCATCGGCGCGGCCGCGGTGGGCGCGCTGCTGCAGGCCCGGCTCGCGGTCGACCTGGCCGCGCAGGCCCGGAGCAACGCCACCGCGCTGCCCGAGCCGTTCCGCGAGCGCTTCGTCGCCGCGTTCGACGAGGCTGGATCACGCGGTATGGAGGTCGGCGCGGGTCAGAGCGGCGCGCACCTGCCCGCGGGCGCCCCGCCGGAGATCGCGCAGCTCGCGTTGCGCACGTTCCACGAGGGCTTCACCGCGGCGATGAAGTCGACCATGGTGCTGCCCCTGATCGTGCTCGGGGTCGCGACCGTGTCCGTGCTGCTGGTCAGGCGGCGCAGGTCGTCAGCCGCGGTGCCGCGACCGACCGACGCGACCGCCGCCGCCGTCGGCGACGAGCAGAGCGTGGTCGTGCAGAGCTGAGCGTTCGGACCGGGCGAGCCGGGGGTCGGCCGGGCTGGTCATCCCCTGCCTGACACGGGGGGTTGGCCGAGCCGGTCGTCCCCCGTCTGACACGCCGAGCGTCCGGTGAGACCGGCTCAGCGTCGCGCGTTGCGCGGGTGGTTGCGTGCGGTGCGCTCGTTGCCGTGCCGGTAGTTGCCCGTCCAGCGCGCCATGACCTCCTGCGGGTCACCGGCTCCCACCTCGTCCAGGAAGCGCTTGGCACGGTCCCCGCGCAGCAGGGTCACCACGGCGCGGTGGTGCGACACGGCGACGGTTCCGTCGGCGCGTACGGCGAAGTCGAATCCGTGGGGCGCGGGCACGCGGCCGATCCTGCCACGCGCACCTCGCCACCGCACCGAGATTTCCGCAGGTGCTGCCCACCCGTGCGATGGGAAGGGCACCTTCTACAACGCGGAGCGTTAAGAAGGTGCCCTTCCTTTGCTCAGGCCGCTTCGAGGGCGGCGCGGACGGTGGCGGCGGGGGCGGGGGTGCCCTGCTCGTTGCTGAACGGGCCGTAGGGGGTGCCGTAGGCGGGGGTGTCGGGCTGGTATTTGCGGCCGCCCGCGCCCAGGGGGCCGGCGTCGACCGCGTCGTAGCCGATCGCGTCCAGGAACGCCGTCGCGGCCGCCTTGGCCGCGGGGTCGTCGGAGGCGATGGGCAGCGCGGTGCGGTCCGGCGCGCCGGCCGGGCGGGCCAGCGAACCCAGGTGCTTGAAGAAGATGTTGTTGAACACCTTCACCACGTGCGCGCCCGCCAGGTGGCGCTGCAGCAGCTCGCTGCTGCTGGAGCTGCCGTCGTCGAGGACCTCGATCTGCCCGTCGCGCTCGGGGTAGTAGTTGTTGGTGTCCATCACGACCTTGCCGGCCAGCGGCTCCGGCGGGACGCTGTCGTAGGCGTGCAGCGGCACGCTGACCAGCACCAGGTCACCCGCCGCGGCGGCCTCCGCGACGGTGCCCGCGCGGGCCCGCGGGCCCAGTTCCGCGGCCAGGTCGGCCAGTGTCTGCGGGCCCCGCGAGTTGCTCAGCACCACGTCGTACCCGGCGGCCACGGCCAGCCTGGCCGCGGTGCCGCCGATGTTCCCACTGCCGATGCACCCGATCGTCGTCATCGCCCACTGCCTTCCGCCGTCGCCCGGCATGATCGCCGGCACCACGGTGGTCAACGGTCGACCCGCGCCGACGGTTCCGGGCCTCTTCCGGCACCGCGTCCCGGCATGACGAATGGACCGGGCGGCCCGGTCCTCGTAGGGTCGCGGCATGATCAGCGTGCGCGAGGCGACGGGGCCGGAGACCGAGCAGTGGCGGGCGGAGTGGGCGCGGCGGCTGCGCGAGCGGTACGTCCGGTGCTACACCGACCCGGCGACGATCACCCGGGAGATCGAGCGCAGCCTCGGCAACCAGCGCGACGACGAGGGCGGGCGGGTGTACGCCGTCGAGGTCGGCGGCGCGGTGGCGGGTTTCCTGGCCCTCGGCGGGTCACGGCCCCGTCGGCCCGGGCAGCGCAGCCTGCACGATCTGTGGCTGGCGCCCGAGCACCGCGGCCGCGGCCTGGGCCGCGCGGCGGTGGCGTGGGCCCGCGAACACGCCGCCGCGGACGGCGGCGGCCGCCTGGCTGTGGTGACCGCACCCGGCGACCCGGCCGGCGACGCGCTCTTCGGCGCGTACCCTCTGCGGGCGCAACAGATGGTCAAGACGGTGCCCGCCGGGGTGTCCCTGCCCGCCGGGGTCGCCGGGCGGCCGATGACCCCGGTCGATTTCGCCCTGTGGCGGGACCAGGCGATCCGGATGTACGCCGAGGAGATGGCCGCCTCCGGCAGCCGCTCCGCCGCCGACGCGCTGGCCGCGTCCGTCGCCGAGCACGACGAACTGCTCCCGGAGGGTCTGCGCACCGCCGGCCACGCCCTCTGGTGCGTGACCGCCGGGGACGAGGTCGTGGCCACGGTGTGGCTGCGGCACGGCTTCCTGCCCGGGATGAGCTTCGTGCTCGGCGTGGACGTGGAACCGGCGCACCGGGGCCGCGGCTACGGGCGCGCGGCGATGCTCGTCGGCGAGCAGGCGACCGCGGCGGCGGGCGACGCCCAGCTCGGGCTGAACGTCTTCGGCCA contains these protein-coding regions:
- a CDS encoding TetR/AcrR family transcriptional regulator — encoded protein: MARPRKFDEAEVLRAAREQFWTGGYAATSLDDLTAATGLGRGSLYGAFGDKHSLFLRAFDGYCTDAVAGVEADLTGPGRAYDRLVAYLRTAAASADGGRGCLLAKSTAELAGDDAAVAERARATFLRLHELLTDTVATAQREGDLDPAADPAKLAAVVLAALRGMESVGKAGVGPDLLRAIADQTIALLPRP
- a CDS encoding GNAT family N-acetyltransferase codes for the protein MLIDHFPLVGLRITTPRVQLRLPDAEELAALADVAADGVHDPAYMPFRIRWSELPPAERARSVVLHHWSLLGQWTPRSWKLPLTVFHEGAPVGMQMLKATDLAVTAECSTASWLGRRHQRQGIGAQMRAAVAHLAFTHLGATDLVSAAFTDNAPSLGVSAKLGYVDDGIERHDDQGRLRVIRRLRLTRQDWLERDRPAVTVEGLAPCLPLLGLTDTPTSDQDRRETTD
- a CDS encoding lytic polysaccharide monooxygenase auxiliary activity family 9 protein; the protein is MSTTLAARRRAALYALIVAVASVLLLTMALAKIADAHGNIVSPASRNYGCWQRWGSDFQNPAMATQDPMCWQAWQADPQAMWNWNGLFREGVAGNHQGAIPDGQLCSAGHTQSGRYNAMDTVGDWKAQSIANNFSVKLYDQASHGADYIRVYVTKQGYNPITQPLGWDNLELVGQIGNTPASQWTPESAGGVSIQVGGTAGGRTGRHIVYTIWQASHLDQSYYFCSDVTFGGVSPSQSPSASPSPSRPPSASPSPSRPPSPSPSVSPSPSSSPPPPGGCSASYSLTGQWPGGFQGEVKVTAGSSAITKWTVTVTWTNGQQITNAWNATVTTSGSTATAKSVAHNSALAAGASTTFGFLGSYTGSANGAPTLTCSPT
- a CDS encoding DHA2 family efflux MFS transporter permease subunit, producing MSIYHSACIRPPPRQTDGTAEVIARGLCSTRSDADRRRAMITQRTPEAAPAADAPQRNPWLILSVLCLGFFMILLDTTIVNIAIPDLIDDLGATLNQILWILNAYILVYAVLLITAGRLGDIHGPKRLFMIGLALFTVASIACGLAQDPAQLVVFRIAQGLGGALLTPQTLAVITTIFPAERRGAAFGVWGGVAGLATVAGPTLGGWLVSEWGWRWIFFVNVPVGVIALGMAAVIMPDLRFNRRHRLDLPGTALVTAGLFLICYGLIEGESHDWGRVWGPVTIPMVIAAGVGILALFVWLSHVRSDAEPLIPLRLFADRNFSVMNGVVAAVSFGMLGLFLPLTIYLQSVLGLTALQAGLTTAPMSLISMFVAPVAGRAADRHGKYVLLAGMTLWTAGLTWVVLAAQAGSDRGDLLPGLLVAGLGLGGVFAPLQTIAMRDIEPRFAGAASGVFNTTRQLGAVIGAAAVGALLQARLAVDLAAQARSNATALPEPFRERFVAAFDEAGSRGMEVGAGQSGAHLPAGAPPEIAQLALRTFHEGFTAAMKSTMVLPLIVLGVATVSVLLVRRRRSSAAVPRPTDATAAAVGDEQSVVVQS
- a CDS encoding PadR family transcriptional regulator, which produces MAEISMGEPAFLILTALAGEPKHGYAVIEDVLDISGGQVRLHTGTLYSVLDRLREGGLIEVDREEIVASRLRRYYRLTGVGQERLATETVRLRRNADAAAARLSGFALRPGTGAA
- a CDS encoding nuclear transport factor 2 family protein; protein product: MLIQDQAVASAPWTGLNAGHQVGIAPLRRPMAPAVPGTRMIVDEYLARLAEGDAERIAELFADEVECYVAASEAAPWMASRGLAADFLRLTMPRFELGRSTVEADKVLVDGADAVVLGHFIHVIKPTGRRLSSPVAIHLSVSGGRITSMHMYEDNVALVSRIRGKRPITSSACAAAKNALG
- a CDS encoding GNAT family N-acetyltransferase: MISVREATGPETEQWRAEWARRLRERYVRCYTDPATITREIERSLGNQRDDEGGRVYAVEVGGAVAGFLALGGSRPRRPGQRSLHDLWLAPEHRGRGLGRAAVAWAREHAAADGGGRLAVVTAPGDPAGDALFGAYPLRAQQMVKTVPAGVSLPAGVAGRPMTPVDFALWRDQAIRMYAEEMAASGSRSAADALAASVAEHDELLPEGLRTAGHALWCVTAGDEVVATVWLRHGFLPGMSFVLGVDVEPAHRGRGYGRAAMLVGEQATAAAGDAQLGLNVFGHNTIAMRLYDSLGYQVVEQYRAEDL
- a CDS encoding NADPH-dependent F420 reductase, yielding MTTIGCIGSGNIGGTAARLAVAAGYDVVLSNSRGPQTLADLAAELGPRARAGTVAEAAAAGDLVLVSVPLHAYDSVPPEPLAGKVVMDTNNYYPERDGQIEVLDDGSSSSSELLQRHLAGAHVVKVFNNIFFKHLGSLARPAGAPDRTALPIASDDPAAKAAATAFLDAIGYDAVDAGPLGAGGRKYQPDTPAYGTPYGPFSNEQGTPAPAATVRAALEAA
- a CDS encoding aldo/keto reductase — translated: MTNDMTVKLTHGAVMPRIGLGTWPMDDTQAAACVVQAVEAGYRLFDTAENYGNERGVGQGMRDAGLPREELFVTTKFNARWHGRDLVRRAFDASAERLGVDYVDLLLIHWPNPEQDRYVDAWKGMLALLEEGRLRAVGVSNFKPAHLERLRTETGVLPDVNQVQLSPRIARKLPRAYHAEHGIVTQSWSPLGQGRELLADPVIGEIAAGHGRSPAQVVLRWHLQLGLTAVPKSADPQRMRDNLAVFDFALSEPEMDRISGLDQGERAAVDSDLVGH
- a CDS encoding SDR family NAD(P)-dependent oxidoreductase; this translates as MGRLDGKTAVVTGGTTGIGLAAAQRLAAEGAHVFLIGRREQQVADAVAAIGANATGITGDVTSAADLDRLYAAVRERGKGLDVVLANAGGGEFMPLDQVTPEHFDGTFDLNVKALLFTVQKALPLLGEGSSVILTASTAGSNGEPAFSVYGASKAAVRSFARSWAMELKDRGIRVNALSPGPVETPGISGLVADEGQARQFKQALIDRVPLGRMGRPEEVADAVLFLASDQSTFITGIELFVDGGMNQV
- a CDS encoding YkvA family protein; the protein is MGRDLLIGLGVALLASWLLLVVGLLVARPKGPLLAEAVRLLPDLLRLLRRLAADRTLPRGVRVRLALLMVYLAVPFDLIPDFLPVIGYADDAIIVALVLRSTVRRAGLDAVRRHWPGTEDGFAALTRLTGMRGPESG